The genomic interval TATGGGGTTCGGGCTTCCCTGTGCAATTGGTGCCAAGGTTGGGAAACCTGAAAAAGTTGTGGTTGATTATGATGGCGATGGTTCTTTCATGATGACGGGAAATAATCTTGCAACCGCTGTTGATGAAAACATACCTGTAATAGCAGTGGTTAACGATAACAGGACACTGGGGCTGGTAAGGCAGGTTCAGGATATGTTCCAGAGCAAGCGGATAGTAGGTGTGGATTATGGCAATTCACCGGATATACTCAAATATGCAGAGTCCTTCGGTGCCGATGCCTTTGATGCAAACAATTACTCCGATATATCGGAATTTATAGGGAAAGCAATACGGGATAATGTCCCCGCTGTAATACGTGTGCCGGTAGATAAGGAAGAACTTGCACTTCCGACGCTACCACCAGGTGGAAAATTAAGGGAGGTGATAGTGAGTGACCCTAGAAAAGGTAATAAAAATACAGGCAGATTATAGAGATTCCGGGCTGGTGGAAAGGATAGCTGCCAGTTTCAGGAGATTCTGGGTTGACATAAAATGGATGGATATGGAATGCGATTCAGGTGTATGTACCATATATATGTCAATATATGATGCACACAATCTTGGAAATCTGGATCTATCCATAGTGACGTTGAGCAAGATGGTTGATATTGACTTTGTTGAAGAACTGGAAGAATATGAATATAAAAAATTTGAAATGAATTATAAAAAATCGAAAAAGTTTGAATGGGGTGTTATAAGTGAGTAAAGTACTTGGAAAAGTTTATACGGAAAACGATGCAGATTTGAAATATGTAAAGGATAAAAATATAGCAGTGCTGGGCTATGGGAGCCAGGGAAGGGCATGGGTATTGAACCTTTTAGATTCCGGGCTGAATGTAAAGCTGGGCCTTGAAAGGGAAGGAAAT from Ferroplasma acidiphilum carries:
- a CDS encoding ACT domain-containing protein produces the protein MTLEKVIKIQADYRDSGLVERIAASFRRFWVDIKWMDMECDSGVCTIYMSIYDAHNLGNLDLSIVTLSKMVDIDFVEELEEYEYKKFEMNYKKSKKFEWGVISE